In Geotalea uraniireducens, the genomic window GGGATTGAACGAGAAGGAGCGCTACATTGTTGAACACAGGATCACCAGTGATGATCCCGCAACACTTCAAGATATTGCGGACCACTTTTCTATCTCTCGTGAGCGAGTACGCCAGATAGAAGAGCGTGCATTGACAAAACTAAGAAATATTTTGAAAACTTAATTGCTACCTGCGCATCAGCCAGGGGGCAATGTTCAACTTGAGTAATATTGTGAGGTTTGTTTATAATATTATTAGGGGATTACGTCATGAGGAGAAGAAATCATGATCATCCATGCGCGATCAATGATACCGAACGCATGACGAAAATTTATTTTAACAGATGCAAAAGCAGAATCGCTGGCAAAAAGGAGGTATCCGTCATGAAAGGGAGAATTTACGACAAACTCTGCGCCATCGATGACAGTGGAAGAGCAAACGCTCTGTCCACCGAACCAACGGTTTTCTGTGCGCAGTGCGGCGCCGAGGCGCACGATCCGTCGAGCGTCTGTGAACCGGTGGATATCCAGACCAGAAAGTAGGAACTTGATGTTTCTGGACCTGAGAAGGTGGGCTTGGTCTTTCAAGCTCACTTTGCTTAAGATGAGGCTGATCACTTCCACTATTATTAATTATAAAAACATAAAGTCGGATATCCGGCATTTTCTCATCAGCGAGCCAAGGGAGCAGTCCCCAGGAAGATCAGGCTTTCTCGCTCTCCCAAAGGAGTTGCTCCGCGAAGGGGAGATCCTCCTCAGCCACTTGCACTTGTAGCGGGCCGATTCCCTTTTCCGGTTCACGAGCCAGTGAATACTCGATCCCAGCCCTTTGCAGCATCGCCTCAATCCTGGCCAGGTCGGCCGCGTCCTTCGGATCGTAGAACTTGACCATAGAGCCACCTCCCTTAGAATTCCTCGCTACACGACAACCAATTCTTTTCCGGGTTATTCTGCCGCTTCCGGCAGGATTCGCACCCTGCCCTCGATCCGGCATCCGGATGTCTGCTCCCGTTCGAGAGCTTTTCGCTCAGACAAAACAATAGTCCTGGGACGGTGCACCATGCGCCGTCCCACTCGTAAGACTCTAGCTGAATATCATCATGTTGCCGATAATAGCATTCAAGGTACCACTTGGACGCATGGCTTTGGCTGTTTTTACCTTGTCGGGGTGATAGTACCCTCCCATGTCAACGGGTTTTCCCTGGGCACCGAGCAGTTCCTCATTGATCAAGGATTCGTAATTTTCAAATTGCCGTGCCACGTTGACAAAGCGGACCTGAAGCTCCATGTCCTTGTTCTGTTCCGACAGCGCCTGTGCCCAGTACATGGCGAGGTAGAAATGGCTGCCGCGGTTGTCGATCTGTCCGACCTTGCGGGCAGGTGACTTGTTGGCGTCAAGGAACCTGGCGATGGCCTGATCGAGGGTCTCGGCGAGGACCAGGGCCTTGTCGTTCTTGAAGGTGGCGCCGAGATGCTCGAGGGAAGCGACAAGGGCCGAGAACTCTCCGAGGGAATCCCAACGCAGATACCCTTCCTTGACAAACTGCTGAACATGCTTGGGGGCTGAACCTCCCGCGCCGGTCTCAAACAGACCGCCACCAGCCAGCAGCGGCACGATGGAAAGCATCTTGGCGCTGGTCCCCAGCTCGAGGATAGGAAAGAGGTCTGTCAGGTAGTCCCGGAGAACGTTGCCGGTGACCGAGATGGTATCCAGCCCCTTACGGATCCGCTCCAGCGAGTAGCGCATTGCCTCAACCGGCGGCAAAATCTTGATTTCGAGGCCGGTGGTGTCATGATCCATCAGGTATTTCTCTACCTTGGTAATGACCTGAGCATCATGAGCGCGGTTCTTGTCCAACCAGAAAACCGCATGGGCACCGGTGGCCCTCGCACGCTTGACGGCCAACTTGACCCAGTCCTGGATCGGGATGTCCTTCACCCGGGACATCCGCCAGATATCGCCTTCCTCCACCTGGTGCTCCATCAGAACCTTGCCGTTGGCGTCCACCACGCGGACGGTTCCATCGTAAGGGATCTCAAACGTGGTCGGATGAGAACCGTACTCTTCGGCCTTCTGAGCCATGAGTCCAACGTTGGGGACTGAGCCCATGGTGGCTGGATCGAAGGCGCCATGTTTCTTGCAGTCCTCGATGATCTCCTTATAAATCGTGGCGTAGCAGCGGTCCGGAATCATTGCCTTGGTATCATGGAGCTGGCCGTCCGGCCCCCACATCTTGCCGCCGTCACGAACAACTACCGGCATGGAGGCGTCAACGATGACGTCGCTGGGCACATGCAGATTGGTGATACCTTTGTCGGAATCAACCATCGCCAACCTCGGGCGCTTGGTGTACTCAGACCTGATGTCGGTCTCGATTTCGAGACGTTTTGTTTCCGGCAGGCTCTGGATCTTCTTGTAGAGGTCGCCGAGCCCCATGTTGGGATTAACACCAAGCTCCTTGAAGGTTGCCGAGTGCTTCTCAAACACGTCTTTGTAAAAGATGGATACGGCATTACCGAACATGATCGGGTCAGAGACCTTCATCATGGTGGCCTTGAGGTGGAGGGAGAGGAGCAGATCCTGTCTTTTGGCATCCTCGATCTCTTCAGCAAAGAACTGGCGAAGCGCTTTTTTGCTCATGAAGGTGCCGTCAAGGATGTCACCCTTCTCCGCCTTCAACTCGTCTTTCAGGACAGTTGTCTTGTCGTCCTTGTTAACCAGCTCGATCCTAAACTCGAATGTGTCCGCTGCAGTTATGGACTTTTCGTTGCCATAAAAGTCGCCTTCTCCCATATGGGCGACATGTGCCCTGGAATCCGGACTCCAGGGGGCGAGTTTGTGCGGATTCTTCTTGGAAAAATTTTTTACCGACAGAGGAGCTCGACGGTCGGAGTTACCCTCGCGCAGCACAGGGTTGACGGCACTGCCGAGCACCTTGGCATACCTCTCTTTGGTCTCCTTCTCGGCGTCGGTCTTGGGGGCCTCTGGATAATCGGGAACATTGTATCCTTGGATCTGGAGCTCCTTTATGGCCTCTTTCAGCTGAGGGACTGAAGCACTGATATTGGGGAGCTTGATGATATTTGCTTCCGGGCTCTGGGTAAGCTCACCCAACTGGGCCAGATGATCGGGAATCCTTTGCGCTTCCGTCAGGTTCTCGGGGAAATTGGCGATAATCCTGCCCGCAAGTGAGATATTCCGGGTTTCAATCTCAATGCCGGTCCCCTTGGTAAACGCCTGAACGATAGGCAGCAAGGAGTACGTTGCCAATGCGGGTGCTTCATCAATTTCCGTCCAGATAATCTTGTGTGTCACCATGTTACCCCCTTCTTAAACACTGATTAAACTGACGATATTCTTGAATTATAAATTCAATAACGTCTTGGTCAATTTTCAAGGAAAGCGAGATCGCTCTCTTGTACTGCGAAATAGCCATAAACGTTCATTAATCTTGTGCAGTCATCATAATTTACTCACAGATGCCACAAGAAAACGCTCGATTTTCTCCAAGCTCTTCCTGAACGGCTTGTGCCGTCCACTCAACCAGTCGGAGAGCTGCTCTGGATCGCGCCCCATCGCTTCGCCCAACCGATCAAGACTCATTCCATGAACCCGTTTGTACCAGGCAAGCCGGCCGAGAGTATCATCGGAGCAATCGAACGGAACATATCCTAGAAAATTAATGATTTTCGGGTTATATTGCAGTTCCGGTTCGACACCGTGCTCCCAGTTCCAGATGGAGGACTCGGTGACGCCGATGATCTCGGCCACCTCACGCTGGAGGAGACCGAGGTCCATCCGTTTCTTGCGGATGTGCTCGCCGACAGTAAGGGGGTGCTCGGGATAACCGGGAACTGCCTGTTTTTGCAGAGGAATGGCTATTGAAAACGTATGGCGGCGTGACAGCGAAAAGTAGGAAAAGGTGCACACACCGCTGCAAATGCGGTCAGGACGGTGACAAAACGGGCAGTTGCAGCTGCACGCCGCGGGAAATTCACCAGTACCGGTCGCGGATCTCCGGGCCGCTCCTCGACCGGATCGATATCCATATCGAGGTGCCGGCAGTCAGGTACCGGGATCTGGCAGAGCGAGCGGAAGGGGAGAGTTCGGCGGTGATCGTCGGCCGGGTGGAGCGGGCGCGGGAGATCCAGCTGGAACGGTTCAAGGGAACCAGGGTCCATTGCAACGCCCACATGGCGCCGCGGCAGATCAGGAAATTCTGCGAGCCGGATGCTGCCGGCCACCGGCTTCTGGAGGTGGTGACGGAGAAACTTGGCTTCTCGGCCCGGGCCTACACCCGGATTTTGAAAGTGGCGCGGACTATCGCCGATCTGGAAGGCGCGGAAAGCATCCGCGAACACCATATCGCCGAGGCGGTCCAGTATCGGAGTTTGGATAGAAAAACAGGGTAGCGGCAGGGGGCGCAGGAGAGGGCAACGGCAGGAGAGGCGCAAAGGCGGGGCGAACTGGATGTGGTCGTCGTCCCGCGGTTATAGCGTGCCGCGCGACTCGCCGCCCGATCCGCTATCCGGTGGCTGGTCGGATTGTGTTCTACCGCAGCCGCACTGGCCAAAGTAAACAGAAAAGAGGGGGGCACCTGTGGAGCCGGCCCCCTTTTCCTTGAGGCCGAGAGCGCCCGATCAAGCCGGTCTATTAAATGCTGTCAGCCCCTGGCGAGCTTTAATGGCATAACCGCTTGGCAAGCGTTATGCATTAATTTATATAACGCCGGCGGGCTGACCCGTGAGAGCAAGCCATGGTTGGTAATTTGCGGTAATCACTTGCCATTGCTGCAAGCGGCAAATGATGCCGCAAAAACAGCGATGTCTAAAAACAAGGCACGAAGCGACAAAAGCGCCGCCCAATGTGACAAGTGTTTCAACTGTCCGAAGCGCAATGAATGCACGAAGTGATGAGCAAAGGTAAAGCATTATGGCCGCAGCAAAAGACATAGACCTAACAGCGGAAGCATCCGGACTAAAGATCGTATTCAACAGTGAAAACAATGCGATCAATACCATGCGCCTGAATTTGGCGACAGTCGGCAAGTGTCGTAACCGGGAATGTCGAGCTAAGGTGTTTCCGCTGCTTTACCAGATGAGCAGGGTAATAGCGGAAAGTGCCGATCTGTCGCATACCCTCATGATCCTGCAGCAAATTATGGAACGGGACATGAGTATTATCTGCGGCATGATCAGCCTCTACCATCAAAAAACCGGCGGCATCCTGCTCCATGAAAGCTTCGGCTTGACCGAAGATGAAGCCGCAAAAGGGGTTTATGCGTTGGGCGAGGGGATTACCGGTAAAGTCGTCGAAACGGGGAAAGCGGTAATGTTGCCCAAGATCAGTGAAGAGCCGGGCTTTCTCCATCGCACGCGGGATCTCAAGTACGGCCTTGACCAGGAGCTCTCATTTATCTGCGTGCCTATCACGCGAGGACGAAAGGTCCTCGGCACCATAAGTGCGGAGCGGATTTATGATAGCAATAAGCTGCTGGAGCAAGATGTCGAATTACTGTCAACCTTCGCGGCCATTATTGCCCCGACCGTAGAACTGTATCTGATGGAGCATGTCGACAGACCAAGGCTTGAGCTGGAAAACCGTCGTTTGAATGATGCATTGAAACAAAAATTCAAGCCATCCAACATTATTGGCAACTCCAAAGCCATGCTTGATGTGTACGAACACATTCGCAAGATTACCGC contains:
- a CDS encoding NADP-dependent isocitrate dehydrogenase; the encoded protein is MVTHKIIWTEIDEAPALATYSLLPIVQAFTKGTGIEIETRNISLAGRIIANFPENLTEAQRIPDHLAQLGELTQSPEANIIKLPNISASVPQLKEAIKELQIQGYNVPDYPEAPKTDAEKETKERYAKVLGSAVNPVLREGNSDRRAPLSVKNFSKKNPHKLAPWSPDSRAHVAHMGEGDFYGNEKSITAADTFEFRIELVNKDDKTTVLKDELKAEKGDILDGTFMSKKALRQFFAEEIEDAKRQDLLLSLHLKATMMKVSDPIMFGNAVSIFYKDVFEKHSATFKELGVNPNMGLGDLYKKIQSLPETKRLEIETDIRSEYTKRPRLAMVDSDKGITNLHVPSDVIVDASMPVVVRDGGKMWGPDGQLHDTKAMIPDRCYATIYKEIIEDCKKHGAFDPATMGSVPNVGLMAQKAEEYGSHPTTFEIPYDGTVRVVDANGKVLMEHQVEEGDIWRMSRVKDIPIQDWVKLAVKRARATGAHAVFWLDKNRAHDAQVITKVEKYLMDHDTTGLEIKILPPVEAMRYSLERIRKGLDTISVTGNVLRDYLTDLFPILELGTSAKMLSIVPLLAGGGLFETGAGGSAPKHVQQFVKEGYLRWDSLGEFSALVASLEHLGATFKNDKALVLAETLDQAIARFLDANKSPARKVGQIDNRGSHFYLAMYWAQALSEQNKDMELQVRFVNVARQFENYESLINEELLGAQGKPVDMGGYYHPDKVKTAKAMRPSGTLNAIIGNMMIFS
- a CDS encoding helix-turn-helix domain-containing protein, whose translation is MCTFSYFSLSRRHTFSIAIPLQKQAVPGYPEHPLTVGEHIRKKRMDLGLLQREVAEIIGVTESSIWNWEHGVEPELQYNPKIINFLGYVPFDCSDDTLGRLAWYKRVHGMSLDRLGEAMGRDPEQLSDWLSGRHKPFRKSLEKIERFLVASVSKL
- a CDS encoding ATP-binding protein, which produces MKTYGGVTAKSRKRCTHRCKCGQDGDKTGSCSCTPREIHQYRSRISGPLLDRIDIHIEVPAVRYRDLAERAEGESSAVIVGRVERAREIQLERFKGTRVHCNAHMAPRQIRKFCEPDAAGHRLLEVVTEKLGFSARAYTRILKVARTIADLEGAESIREHHIAEAVQYRSLDRKTG